In the genome of Cytophagia bacterium CHB2, the window CGGTTTTGGGCGCGGCCTTCGGCGCTGTTGTTCGAGGCAATGGCATTCGACTCGCCGAAGCCGGCGCAACGCAAACGATCGCGTGAAATGCCCTTCGCCACGAGATAATTGTAAATCGCCTGCGCGCGCGCGTGCGAGATGTAAAAATTCTGCTCAGCCTCGCCGGTATTATCGGCATAACCGCGAATCTCAAACGCCAATTCCGGAAAATCACGCAGCGTGCGGTAGACTTTCTCC includes:
- a CDS encoding OmpA family protein — protein: EKVYRTLRDFPELAFEIRGYADNTGEAEQNFYISHARAQAIYNYLVAKGISRDRLRCAGFGESNAIASNNSAEGRAQNRRIELYRLH